In the Geobacter sp. FeAm09 genome, one interval contains:
- a CDS encoding cytochrome C yields the protein MKRIMIILFVSLVVCTLYACANTTSIVKTHPEKVTGMPDCRECHTDTWQAFNHKAADFFPKHRFYAQEQRLACASCHEESFCADCHAHKEEIKPSDKFADSPERNLPHRGDYLSQHKIDGRINPASCAKCHGRQNNERCATCHR from the coding sequence GTGAAAAGAATCATGATCATACTGTTCGTTTCGCTGGTCGTGTGCACCCTCTACGCGTGCGCCAACACCACCAGCATTGTCAAAACACACCCGGAGAAGGTCACGGGAATGCCCGATTGCCGTGAATGCCATACCGACACCTGGCAGGCGTTCAACCACAAGGCGGCGGACTTCTTCCCCAAGCACCGCTTTTACGCCCAGGAGCAGCGCCTGGCCTGCGCCTCCTGCCATGAGGAATCGTTCTGCGCCGACTGCCATGCCCACAAGGAGGAGATCAAGCCAAGCGACAAGTTCGCCGACTCCCCCGAGCGGAACCTGCCGCACCGTGGCGACTACCTGAGCCAGCACAAGATCGACGGCCGGATCAACCCGGCCTCCTGCGCCAAGTGCCACGGCAGACAAAACAACGAGAGGTGCGCCACATGCCATCGATAA
- a CDS encoding 2Fe-2S iron-sulfur cluster-binding protein translates to MNLKISKYDPSVDSAAKLITVSVTYTDKMTVLEAIQFAHETTPIAFDYSCRGRACGRCAVMLDGKPVLACITPITNATHTIEPLTGQPVIRDLIVDKREAHNSITARYRRTRSTSMTDVEFNTTYDTNVIDQINAIEWCTRCTVCTAGCPAYKANPSTFVGPAEMLAIAYRFYDPYDEGNRVVDAVQAGLWNCIMCGQCDNLCPQKEIKRVTQIWKDLRAAATAAGYPNPNA, encoded by the coding sequence ATGAATTTGAAAATCAGCAAGTACGACCCCTCAGTCGATTCCGCAGCGAAGCTGATCACTGTCAGCGTAACGTACACAGACAAGATGACGGTTCTGGAGGCCATACAGTTTGCCCACGAAACCACCCCGATTGCCTTCGATTACAGCTGCCGTGGCCGCGCCTGCGGCCGTTGTGCCGTGATGCTGGACGGCAAGCCGGTGCTCGCCTGCATCACCCCGATCACCAACGCGACTCACACCATTGAGCCATTGACCGGTCAACCGGTCATCCGCGACCTCATCGTGGACAAACGCGAGGCCCACAACTCCATAACCGCCCGGTACCGCCGGACTAGGTCCACTTCGATGACCGACGTTGAGTTCAACACGACCTATGACACAAATGTCATCGATCAAATCAACGCCATTGAGTGGTGCACCCGCTGCACGGTCTGCACCGCCGGATGCCCCGCATACAAGGCCAATCCCTCGACCTTCGTCGGCCCTGCCGAAATGCTTGCCATTGCCTACCGATTCTACGATCCCTACGACGAAGGGAACCGCGTAGTGGATGCGGTACAGGCGGGCTTGTGGAACTGCATCATGTGTGGCCAGTGCGACAATCTCTGCCCCCAGAAGGAGATCAAACGCGTCACCCAGATCTGGAAAGACCTCCGTGCCGCAGCCACGGCAGCAGGTTATCCCAACCCTAACGCCTGA
- a CDS encoding FAD-binding protein, whose product MSENRDEQGNSKVIMSRRGFLKAGGLAMGSALLAGGGSVGLTGCSGSEAGSSTSSTGTGTPTYRVYDSDILFIGSGFGAMSAVTEAMKNNRKITVVDKGPFRASGGIGMNWDVEYVWYPLSADGKGIKTNYMADSVLNRGRGVNQQAIKNADLSDPNRSDLQFYGNTGCECFPRRNADGSLKYMMKYSSVYMIEGGFPRHLQDEVSKSSLVTIYDLTMITDLLINDGVCVGAMGVYLPTGDLCVYRANAVVLATGGSSWFHGWNTVSANTMNVPDNTADVDMAAYRHGARVGDAEYGSYDLISISPKGIAYAFNSGIGADANENAYICDKDGTYFLQELSATDQTRILRDRPFFNQIIGKRIADGYGTTNGGLYVDLRDPTVLAKIRIAYSRNATLWKNNFGIDVSGELLELGLEMYEHGGTPVIDANMMSDIPGLFCVRGAGIMGSGGGTTQYLNTRMGSYTLRSALAWLKTATAPKVDLTPAVTEYTRLHEMRTRTVGSGGLRPHVVRQRIQKACACMSVVRPTAALEAASTELARIRKEDLPNQVCSDKSLIYNTEWKMAIENYNMIELAEMAVNATLMRQESRGHYRPEYPTQDDTNWDCMIAAKLTSGTMAFEKVTFDKVSWDDVADTFV is encoded by the coding sequence ATGAGCGAAAATCGAGATGAACAAGGGAACAGCAAGGTCATTATGTCCCGTCGCGGGTTCCTGAAAGCCGGTGGTCTCGCCATGGGATCTGCGCTTCTTGCAGGGGGAGGCAGCGTCGGGCTCACCGGTTGTTCGGGGTCGGAAGCCGGCAGCAGCACCAGCAGCACTGGCACCGGCACACCGACATACCGGGTCTATGATAGTGATATTTTGTTCATAGGGTCTGGATTCGGGGCGATGTCCGCAGTTACCGAGGCGATGAAGAACAACAGGAAGATTACCGTCGTCGACAAGGGGCCGTTCCGTGCGAGTGGCGGTATCGGCATGAACTGGGACGTGGAGTACGTGTGGTATCCGCTGAGTGCCGACGGAAAAGGTATAAAGACCAATTATATGGCCGACTCCGTCCTGAACCGTGGGAGGGGGGTCAACCAACAGGCTATAAAGAACGCAGACCTCTCGGACCCGAACCGATCCGATCTCCAGTTCTACGGGAACACGGGGTGTGAGTGTTTCCCGCGCCGCAATGCGGACGGTAGCTTGAAGTATATGATGAAATATTCGTCGGTCTACATGATCGAGGGAGGATTCCCGCGCCACCTACAGGACGAGGTGAGCAAGTCGTCACTGGTCACGATTTACGACCTGACGATGATCACGGACCTGCTCATCAACGACGGGGTATGCGTCGGTGCGATGGGGGTCTATCTGCCCACCGGCGATCTCTGCGTCTATCGCGCCAATGCCGTGGTCCTCGCTACCGGTGGCAGTTCCTGGTTTCATGGCTGGAACACCGTTTCCGCCAACACCATGAACGTCCCTGATAACACCGCCGACGTCGACATGGCCGCCTATCGCCACGGAGCCCGGGTTGGCGATGCCGAATACGGTTCCTACGACCTCATTTCCATCAGCCCGAAAGGTATCGCCTATGCCTTCAACTCCGGCATCGGAGCGGACGCAAACGAGAACGCGTACATTTGCGACAAGGACGGCACGTATTTCCTGCAAGAGTTGTCGGCTACGGACCAGACACGCATTCTGCGGGACCGTCCCTTCTTCAACCAGATCATCGGGAAACGCATTGCGGACGGCTACGGTACGACGAATGGCGGGCTTTACGTCGACCTCAGAGATCCTACGGTCTTGGCAAAGATTCGTATTGCCTACTCACGGAACGCCACTCTCTGGAAGAATAATTTCGGCATCGACGTCTCCGGCGAACTCCTCGAGCTCGGCCTGGAAATGTACGAGCACGGCGGCACGCCGGTTATAGACGCGAACATGATGTCCGACATCCCTGGGCTTTTTTGCGTCCGTGGTGCCGGGATCATGGGTTCAGGTGGCGGGACCACCCAGTATCTCAATACCCGCATGGGTTCCTACACCCTGCGGAGCGCCCTGGCGTGGCTTAAGACCGCCACAGCCCCGAAGGTCGATCTAACCCCGGCAGTGACGGAATACACGCGGCTCCATGAGATGCGCACGCGTACCGTCGGCAGCGGCGGCCTGCGACCTCACGTGGTGCGTCAAAGGATTCAGAAGGCCTGCGCCTGCATGAGCGTCGTGCGTCCGACTGCAGCCCTTGAGGCGGCATCGACGGAGTTGGCCAGGATTCGCAAAGAAGACCTGCCCAACCAGGTGTGCTCTGACAAGTCGCTGATCTACAATACTGAGTGGAAGATGGCGATCGAGAACTACAACATGATCGAGTTGGCGGAGATGGCTGTTAATGCCACCCTGATGCGCCAGGAATCCCGAGGCCATTACCGTCCCGAATATCCCACTCAGGATGATACAAACTGGGATTGCATGATCGCGGCGAAGCTGACGAGCGGCACCATGGCCTTCGAGAAGGTCACGTTCGATAAGGTTTCTTGGGATGATGTTGCTGACACGTTCGTGTAA
- a CDS encoding FMN-dependent NADH-azoreductase, whose amino-acid sequence MAKLLYVTCNLKPVEHSRSLSIGKVFLNKYVQFNPQDEIAFLDLYRDNIQRIDTDVLNGWEKIRGGGSLASLNDDEKRKIGRIWRHVDQFVTADKYLFVTPMFNLGFPAEFKIYIDTICVDGMTFTHTPAGPVGLLKDQGRKCLHIHSTGDFHFGKDDDYSVPYLRSIMHRMGIDDFEAIVIEGCDRRPDLAEQFRRAAVEKALDAATRF is encoded by the coding sequence ATGGCAAAACTGCTCTATGTGACCTGCAACCTGAAACCGGTGGAGCACTCCCGCAGCCTCTCCATCGGCAAGGTGTTTTTGAATAAATACGTGCAATTCAACCCGCAGGACGAGATCGCTTTCCTTGATCTCTATCGCGACAACATCCAGCGGATCGACACCGATGTGCTGAACGGTTGGGAAAAAATACGCGGCGGTGGGTCCCTTGCATCCCTGAATGACGACGAAAAACGCAAGATCGGCCGGATTTGGAGGCATGTTGACCAGTTCGTTACGGCAGACAAGTATCTGTTCGTGACGCCGATGTTCAATCTGGGGTTTCCTGCGGAATTCAAGATATATATCGATACGATCTGCGTGGACGGCATGACCTTTACCCACACCCCCGCCGGACCGGTGGGGCTTCTGAAGGACCAAGGGAGAAAGTGCCTTCACATTCATTCCACAGGCGACTTCCACTTCGGAAAGGATGATGACTATTCCGTGCCGTATCTCAGATCGATCATGCACCGCATGGGGATCGACGATTTCGAGGCAATCGTGATTGAGGGGTGCGACAGGAGACCGGATTTGGCTGAACAGTTCAGGCGGGCCGCCGTAGAAAAAGCCTTGGATGCCGCCACCCGGTTTTAA
- a CDS encoding helix-turn-helix domain-containing protein, whose protein sequence is MENVTILFGTRIRELRKARGMTQGQLADLLDIEQKHVSLIELGKSYPSLDRLMLIAEALNVPLPSLFDFDHHMAESERVRGIEEMVRQLGEADQRRIYRIVKAFLEG, encoded by the coding sequence ATGGAAAATGTCACCATTTTATTTGGAACCAGGATTCGAGAGTTGCGCAAAGCACGTGGGATGACTCAGGGGCAGCTTGCGGATCTTTTGGATATTGAACAGAAACATGTCAGTCTTATAGAGCTCGGAAAAAGCTATCCCTCACTTGACCGCTTGATGTTGATTGCTGAGGCCTTGAATGTCCCGTTGCCCAGCCTGTTTGATTTCGACCACCACATGGCAGAAAGTGAGAGGGTTCGAGGGATTGAGGAGATGGTGAGACAGCTCGGCGAGGCCGACCAGCGTAGGATATATCGAATAGTGAAGGCCTTTCTGGAGGGATAG
- the thrC gene encoding threonine synthase, whose translation MRYLSTRGGIQPIPFKDAVMMGLATDGGLLLPESYPRITPEQLNAWRGLSYPELAFEVISRFVDDIPPADLKALIDRSYATFTHPAVTPVVKENGVYILELFHGLTLAFKDVALQFLGNVFEYILAERGQILNIVGATSGDTGSAAIHGVRGKKGINIFILHPYGKTSPVQARQMTTVTDANVHNIAIRGTFDDCQDMVKALFGDLEFKEKYALGAVNSINWARVLAQVVYYVYAWLRVTEEGTAPVCFSVPTGNFGDIFAGYVAKRMGLPIEKLLLATNENNILTRFVNQGDYSLAGVVSTLSPSMDIQVASNFERYLFHLYGEDSARVRAAFAELKTKGRITFSDEEMEQVRRDFCSASVDEGQTLDTIGRFYKETGYLLDPHTAVGVHAALELLPGDALRVCLATAHPAKFGEAVEKAIGAPAPVPAAIAALAGMPTRCEVMDADLSAVRAFIVGTIG comes from the coding sequence ATGCGTTACCTCAGCACGCGCGGCGGCATCCAGCCGATCCCCTTCAAGGATGCCGTCATGATGGGGCTGGCCACCGACGGCGGCCTGCTCCTGCCTGAATCCTACCCCCGGATCACCCCGGAACAGCTCAACGCCTGGCGGGGGCTCTCCTACCCGGAACTGGCTTTCGAGGTCATCTCCCGTTTTGTGGATGATATCCCCCCCGCCGACCTGAAGGCGTTGATCGACCGTTCCTACGCGACCTTCACCCACCCGGCGGTGACCCCGGTGGTCAAGGAGAACGGCGTCTATATCCTGGAGCTGTTCCATGGCCTGACCCTGGCCTTCAAGGATGTCGCCCTGCAATTCCTGGGCAATGTGTTCGAATATATCCTGGCCGAGCGGGGGCAAATCCTGAACATCGTCGGCGCAACCTCGGGCGACACCGGCAGCGCCGCCATTCACGGGGTACGGGGCAAGAAGGGGATCAATATCTTCATCCTCCATCCCTACGGCAAGACCTCGCCGGTGCAGGCCCGGCAGATGACCACCGTCACCGATGCCAATGTCCACAACATCGCCATCCGCGGCACTTTTGACGACTGCCAGGATATGGTCAAGGCGCTCTTCGGCGACCTGGAGTTCAAGGAAAAGTACGCCCTCGGCGCGGTCAACTCCATCAACTGGGCGCGGGTGCTGGCCCAGGTGGTTTACTACGTCTACGCCTGGCTGCGGGTAACGGAAGAAGGTACGGCCCCGGTCTGCTTCTCGGTTCCCACCGGCAACTTCGGCGACATCTTTGCCGGCTACGTGGCCAAGCGCATGGGGCTGCCTATTGAAAAGCTCCTGCTGGCCACCAACGAAAACAATATCCTGACCCGCTTCGTCAACCAGGGCGACTACTCCCTGGCCGGCGTGGTCTCCACCCTCTCACCCTCCATGGACATTCAGGTGGCCTCCAACTTCGAGCGCTACCTCTTCCATCTCTACGGTGAAGACTCGGCTCGGGTGCGGGCGGCCTTTGCCGAACTGAAGACAAAGGGGCGGATCACCTTCAGCGACGAGGAAATGGAACAGGTCCGCCGCGACTTTTGTTCGGCCTCGGTGGATGAGGGGCAGACCCTGGACACCATCGGCCGGTTCTACAAAGAGACCGGGTACCTGCTCGACCCCCATACCGCGGTCGGGGTGCACGCCGCTCTGGAACTGTTGCCCGGCGACGCCCTGCGCGTGTGTCTTGCCACGGCCCATCCAGCCAAGTTCGGTGAGGCGGTGGAAAAGGCCATCGGTGCCCCAGCCCCGGTCCCGGCAGCCATTGCCGCACTGGCAGGGATGCCGACCCGTTGCGAAGTGATGGATGCCGACCTGAGTGCAGTCCGCGCCTTCATTGTGGGCACCATCGGGTAG
- a CDS encoding YdcF family protein, translating to MNIIKAFITLVIILAIVVAVLFIDFTYKTFSYRQRPVKADAIVVLAGGKGRVEEGVRLYREQRGSHLFLIGVDPSVRKGDLYRPQTGDPSSEGVVLEKASRNTLENAIYGRDVIMRADVRSIVLITSRYHMKRAAILFRNALPKDVAIYPYPVDSKNLKEAWWNHGGSFHLLFSEFYKYCMFRFFFLLAPGELRESILPGASGG from the coding sequence ATGAATATCATCAAGGCCTTCATAACGCTCGTTATTATCCTGGCCATCGTTGTGGCGGTACTGTTCATCGACTTTACCTACAAGACGTTTTCCTACCGGCAGCGGCCGGTCAAGGCCGATGCCATCGTGGTGCTGGCCGGCGGCAAGGGGAGGGTGGAAGAGGGGGTACGGCTGTACCGGGAGCAACGGGGCAGCCACCTTTTTCTGATCGGCGTCGATCCCTCCGTCCGCAAGGGGGACCTGTACCGCCCCCAGACCGGCGATCCCTCATCCGAAGGGGTCGTGCTGGAAAAGGCCTCCCGCAACACCCTGGAGAACGCCATCTATGGCCGTGACGTCATCATGCGGGCCGACGTCCGCTCCATCGTGCTCATCACCTCGCGCTACCACATGAAGCGGGCCGCGATCCTGTTCCGCAACGCGCTGCCCAAAGACGTGGCCATCTACCCCTATCCGGTGGACAGCAAGAACCTGAAAGAGGCTTGGTGGAACCACGGCGGCAGCTTCCATCTCCTGTTCAGCGAATTTTATAAATACTGCATGTTTCGCTTCTTCTTTCTGCTGGCGCCCGGCGAACTGCGCGAAAGCATCCTGCCCGGTGCCTCCGGCGGCTGA
- the rpmB gene encoding 50S ribosomal protein L28, translated as MSRKCEICGKGPSFGNNVSHANNKTRTVWHPNIQKVKTIKNGTVATIKVCTRCIRSGFITKAL; from the coding sequence ATGTCGAGAAAATGTGAAATTTGCGGAAAAGGCCCCAGCTTCGGCAATAACGTAAGCCATGCCAACAACAAGACCCGTACCGTCTGGCATCCGAACATCCAGAAGGTCAAAACCATTAAAAACGGCACGGTGGCAACCATCAAGGTTTGCACCCGCTGCATCCGTTCCGGTTTCATCACCAAAGCGCTCTAG
- a CDS encoding Rid family detoxifying hydrolase: MTCETIATDKAPAAIGPYAQAIRANGLLFCSGQIALDPATGDLAAGGVAAETERVMANIAAVLAAAGTGFPQVVKTTIFLADMGDFAVVNEIYGRCFGDHKPARSTVAVKSLPRGALVEIEVVALA, translated from the coding sequence ATGACATGTGAAACAATTGCGACAGACAAGGCTCCTGCTGCCATCGGGCCGTATGCACAGGCCATTCGGGCCAACGGGCTGCTCTTCTGTTCCGGGCAGATCGCCCTTGACCCGGCAACGGGCGATCTGGCGGCAGGGGGCGTTGCGGCGGAGACCGAGCGGGTGATGGCGAACATTGCCGCCGTACTGGCCGCTGCCGGCACGGGGTTCCCGCAGGTGGTCAAGACCACCATCTTTCTGGCCGACATGGGGGATTTTGCCGTGGTGAACGAGATCTACGGCCGCTGTTTCGGCGATCACAAGCCGGCCCGTTCGACCGTGGCGGTCAAGAGCCTGCCCCGCGGCGCGCTGGTTGAGATCGAGGTCGTCGCCCTGGCGTGA
- a CDS encoding bifunctional (p)ppGpp synthetase/guanosine-3',5'-bis(diphosphate) 3'-pyrophosphohydrolase: MIRLNDILDTVTAYNPTADLNIIRKAYVYCAKVHQGQTRLSGEPYIIHPMEVAGLLAELRLDVPSIVTGFLHDTIEDTLTTYEELVEMFGEEVAKLVDGVTKISKIHFKTKQESQAENFRKMLLAMANDIRVILVKLADRLHNMRTLEFQPETKQRTIARETMDIYAPIANRLGISWVKVELEDLAFRYLNPDLYFDLARKVSLKKKEREAYVEEAKSIISEKLAFQGIHGEVSGRSKHLYSIYRKMEKRNVEFEEIYDLLAIRILVEDVRECYEVLGVIHSAWKPIPGRFKDYIAMPKGNMYQSLHTTVIGPHGDRMEVQIRTHEMHRVADAGIAAHWKYKEGKGYDEKEVKRFAWLRQLLEWQQELQDSKEFMDSVKVDLFPEEVYVFTPKGDVKGFPKGSTPIDFAYSVHSDVGHRCVGAKVNGKLVPLKYELKNGDIVEVITSPHHTPSKDWLKIVHSSRARNRIRAWIKVEERKRSIVLGREICEKDFRRYSVNLQKIQKSGEFKKIAGEFGFAGDDDLLAAVGYGKISSGQIMGKLVPAEKLQERIEHKESRLSAVINKLKGKTSTSAVEISGVDDVLVRFAKCCNPVPGDEIIGFITRGKGVTIHTADCKFALESDPERQIDVAWNRVKTASLPVKIKVICHDVKGILANITMAITNCEANIASAHIQSTIDQRGENTFEVNVSDLAHLRKVMNAIMKVKGVIKVERLKQ; the protein is encoded by the coding sequence GTCCCCAGCATCGTCACCGGCTTCCTCCACGACACCATCGAAGACACCCTGACGACCTACGAGGAACTGGTGGAGATGTTCGGGGAAGAGGTGGCAAAGCTGGTGGATGGGGTCACCAAGATCAGCAAGATCCACTTCAAGACCAAGCAGGAGAGCCAGGCCGAGAATTTCCGCAAGATGCTCCTGGCCATGGCCAACGATATCCGCGTCATCCTGGTCAAGCTGGCCGACCGCCTGCACAACATGCGCACCCTGGAGTTCCAGCCCGAGACCAAGCAGCGCACCATCGCCCGGGAGACGATGGACATCTACGCCCCCATCGCCAACCGGCTGGGCATATCCTGGGTCAAGGTGGAACTGGAGGACCTGGCGTTCCGCTATCTCAACCCCGACCTCTACTTCGACCTGGCTCGCAAGGTGTCCCTGAAGAAGAAGGAGCGGGAGGCGTACGTCGAGGAGGCGAAATCGATCATCTCCGAGAAGCTGGCTTTTCAGGGAATCCATGGCGAGGTTTCGGGCCGCAGCAAGCATCTCTACTCCATCTATCGCAAGATGGAGAAACGCAACGTGGAGTTCGAGGAGATTTACGACCTCTTGGCCATCCGCATCCTGGTGGAGGACGTGCGGGAGTGCTACGAGGTCCTGGGCGTGATCCATTCCGCCTGGAAGCCGATACCGGGGCGCTTCAAGGACTATATCGCCATGCCCAAGGGGAATATGTACCAGTCGTTGCACACGACGGTCATCGGCCCCCACGGCGACAGGATGGAGGTGCAGATCCGCACCCACGAGATGCACCGGGTGGCCGATGCCGGCATTGCGGCCCACTGGAAGTACAAGGAGGGCAAGGGGTACGACGAGAAGGAGGTCAAGCGCTTTGCCTGGCTGCGGCAGCTTCTGGAGTGGCAGCAGGAACTCCAGGATTCCAAGGAGTTCATGGATTCGGTCAAGGTGGATCTCTTCCCCGAGGAGGTCTACGTCTTTACCCCCAAGGGGGATGTGAAGGGCTTTCCCAAGGGGTCCACGCCCATCGATTTCGCCTACAGCGTGCATAGCGACGTGGGGCATCGCTGCGTGGGGGCCAAGGTCAACGGCAAGCTGGTGCCGCTCAAGTACGAATTGAAGAATGGCGATATCGTCGAGGTCATCACCTCGCCCCACCATACACCCAGCAAGGATTGGCTCAAGATCGTCCACAGCTCCCGCGCCCGCAATCGGATACGGGCCTGGATCAAGGTCGAGGAGCGCAAGCGGAGCATCGTTCTGGGGCGCGAGATCTGCGAAAAGGATTTCCGCAGGTACTCCGTAAACCTGCAGAAGATCCAGAAGAGCGGGGAATTCAAAAAGATCGCCGGCGAATTCGGCTTTGCCGGAGACGACGACCTGCTGGCGGCGGTGGGCTACGGCAAGATATCCAGCGGCCAGATCATGGGCAAGCTGGTGCCCGCGGAAAAGTTGCAGGAACGGATCGAGCACAAGGAATCGCGGCTTTCGGCGGTCATCAACAAGCTGAAAGGAAAGACGTCCACCAGCGCGGTGGAGATCAGTGGCGTCGACGATGTGTTGGTCCGCTTCGCCAAATGCTGCAATCCGGTGCCGGGAGACGAGATCATCGGTTTCATCACCCGCGGCAAGGGGGTTACGATCCATACGGCGGACTGCAAGTTCGCCCTGGAAAGCGACCCGGAGCGGCAGATCGATGTGGCCTGGAACAGGGTCAAGACCGCGTCCCTGCCGGTCAAGATCAAGGTGATCTGTCATGACGTCAAGGGCATCCTGGCAAACATCACCATGGCCATCACCAACTGTGAGGCAAATATCGCCAGCGCCCATATTCAGAGCACCATCGACCAGCGTGGCGAAAACACCTTCGAGGTGAATGTCAGCGACCTGGCACACCTGCGGAAGGTTATGAACGCCATTATGAAGGTAAAGGGTGTCATCAAAGTGGAGAGGCTAAAACAATGA